The region AACCCTGAAATTGAAAAGACgatttttcttggcaaaatcgcGCATGCAAAGACTCGAGATAAGAACTCGGCAAAGAACGCGCCTCCTCCTCGTCCAAGAACGGCGCATTTGCGGCGTAAGGCATCCCGTGCGCAAATCGAAACTGGCGGCTCAATGTCCAGACGCAAGTGATCCACAAGCTTTGCCACGAAGCCGGCAGCGTAGGGACGAGAACAGTGATTCACTCGGCGGAGGAAGCGCGGTGCAGTTACTGCGCCCATTATAACACAGGGCCATTCTCGCACACTCTATCTCAGACGGAGCGGTACCGCGTAAAGGTCGAACAGCCGCTAAGAAGGCGGTCGAACGTGACAATTAAAAATACTACGCTAATGAAAACACGCGCAAGACGACGACCGTCAGCGACAAGATTGATGAAGCAACTCACCTCGCCTTTCTTTGGGACTTTAGGTGTGGCATTTTTATACTTGGAGCTCTTGAAGCGATACATAGAACGCCGGGTGCATAAACTGAGTATTTCtgcggaagagaaaaaaaaaatgccagggaGAATGCAGACGCCCAAAGTGGCGTATGGGCGATGTCAGCAGCTGCGAGCAGGCGGCTCAACAAAGGAACTGGTGAAGTCAGCCACCGAAACGAACCAATCTGACACGAACGAGGGCCACGATGCCCTACTCACAGCCTGAAATCTCTGCGTTCAATCCAGTCAGCGCCGTCCGGCAGCGCTCACGGCCAATTTGGCACGATCAGGCTCCAAAATAGAGCCGACAACACATTGCCGAACCTGTCAGCTGCACCACACCACCACCGGCTGCAGCAGCCCCTGTTGACAGATCATTTGGCTTCGTTCTGTCCAAACCTGGCGCTCGCGGCTCGACACAAGTGTCTTCGATAGCCCGTGTAATGGTTGACCGTCCCTTAGGTAATTCCACGAACCTGAAGAGAAGCGTCAAGAAACAAATACATACGTAGTGCAGACTCCTGCCCCCAAGTTTACTTCAGTGAAGAAACGACGCCTCCCAGTTGGTCACGTGGGAGAACGCGTCACGTGGCCTTGGCTTGACGTCACCGCCACGATCGATAATGATGCGGGGCCTTCAAACCACGCTTCGAACAGCGACAAACGCTTCACGCGTCCTTTATTGGGGCCGCATTAGAGACGTCTGCTGCGGACTTGATTTGATTAAGAAAGATGGCTAGTATGTTACGCCTATGTGCTTGAAATTATACTGCAAGATTCATGGCTTAGTGTCGAAGCGCCTTGAAGGGCGGCCTATAATCGAAAAATAATTTGAATATACGAGAAAATTAAAGAACGTCGAAAGTTATAGACTTTTTATGATAAATATTTTGTTCAAAAAGCCTTAATTTCGCACACAGAGGCATAAAACCGCTCTGCTCAATCTGTGTGAAGGTGCGGAAGAAGTCAGTCGTTCTGAAAGACGCCTTTTGGCACAATTTATTAATGACATTCGAAACCACACATCGCACCTGATGAATATATACAGTTGTGCAAAATACACATGATAATCAACAATGCACTTTTTATCATTTTCAGATCTTCCTGAATACCTGTGGCAACTCAACagccacacacacaagcacacacttCACTCGCATTGCTATCGTCCAAAGCTATGCAGTTGTGTGACGCGCTGAAAGGCCCACCGCCACTTCACAAAAGTAAGTTCCGGCTTGCAGTTGGTCACAAAGATACTTGTTAGCGGCAGCTGCTGCACAACATCCCCAAGATGCCGATGAGAAATAAGAGCCCCAGAAAGATAAAGACGGCGGTGTGAACCCAGAAGGCAAAATAAAAAGCCGTCGGCGAGCAGTAGTGCGCGCTTGTGTCGTCTTGCGATGGCCACAGGCTGCCGTACACGTAGACGCAACCTGCGGGTAGAACAAAGAAAGCAGGAGACAGTATTTAGTTAGTCTGACAATTTGCAACTGAGGTATAGACATTGACGTGAGCTGGACGGTCCCGTGCACCTAGCATTTCAACTGAAGAAGTTGGCAAATGCCAATCCAGTGAGCGAATGCCGGGCAACAGCCTTGATAAGCAAGCACACAGAAGCTCGCACCATCGTGTTGCAGTGAATGCATGATTAACTCGGTATACCCGTTCACTTAGCGAACAAAGCAATCATCGGGAAGTCTCCCAGTCCCGAGATACCTTTTGACGAAATATCGCGCTGTTCTATAAGACACGTGTTAACTAAATTTTTAAcacgcctttatttttttttatttttgcgcgtAGCGTTTATACGCTTGGCGATATAATGGACCCTGGCTGCACGCACCTACCTACCCTTTACCTGCAGCTATACTGCGACAACGAAAGGCCAATTTCAATTAGGCGGCGAATGCAACGCCGACATAAGGGACTGGAGGTAACTTCAAGGGCACCCATTCTAAAACTGATTGCAGGTACATCTCTCACGTTCCTTGCTCAGGGTGGCGGTATATGTCCTTAGCGAAAAGCTGCCGAGTACTAAAGGCAGTGCGTAGATAGCCCGGCCTGTAGACAGACTCTAGCAGCTTCCGAGCAGTGCGGTGCGCCAAGTGACCGAGCTGAGATCTGAAAACGTTGCGCATGGCATTGCAAGGCTCGTGCTACATGTTCCCCTCCTGGCCCCATTTTATTTCCGATGTCAGTCTTCTTTAGATTAAAGGGAGAAATGCTCAGGGAGGTGGGAATCGCTGCACGATGCCCACCCACGACGAAGACGATAAAGAGCGCCACATTCAGCACGCCCGTGACGGCGCCCAGGAGGAGGTACTTGGGGCTGGCCGCCTCCTGATCGTAGTCGGCCGGCTGCAGGCGCCCCGAACGGACCACGATGTTGCTGACGCCGTTGACGAGAGCCAGCACGCCGCTCAGCACGAGCACGACCGGAACCATGGGCTGGTGTGGGCATTCGTTGATGGTCAAGGCACCTGCAGGAGCAAGAACACACCGGATGGTCCACACGTTAGGCTTAGTGTTCTGCACGCAGCTTCATATGGTTGGTTAGCAACTCCGCTGACTGGACAACTTCATTGCAGAATTAAAAATTATAGGGCTGCGGGAAAAGGGAGCGACAGCCCTGCTGGGGCCTTTTGGACGTCGTGGATATTAGTGAGTATGAATACAACGAAATCAGATTTGGTGATTTAAGAGACATTAGCAGTTTATTGTATAGCGGTTGTTGTGCAGCCAACGATGGTAGCTGCGGAGTACAGAGACCTTTCATCCACCAGGAGTATGCAAGCTGCTCTGGCAATTACTCCAGGACAGGTTCGTACCAGATGTCGGGGTATGGGGCCGTTTTAACGCAAGAGCGCAGGTACCCCCAAGTCGGCCGGGAGCAACAGATCGCTCCgacaacctaggtgggccacattggtcacgtgacattgtggcgtcatcacaacctgcccaccacggGATTATGAGTAAACTGACCACCAtggtcaagtaaaactctagtttgggcgagttggttcatgttgaaagaaaaactggtaattgcgcaagaaacggggacacagaaggcacacaaaagacaggactgacaggtggcgtcagtcctgtcttttgtgtgccttctgtgtccccgtttcttgcgccatgaCCACCATggtaggcggcagttaaattaatgagcggctgcgagaggttgctctggaagagcgacctggctctcacaagcctcaccggtgcatggcagcacctgccatcacagggcagtggcgcaacgcttaaccgccgcaccactgcgccgggagcGGTATGAAGACTCCTAGCGATTTATGAATGTAAGCTCGAGAATGATCAATTtcgcatatacgggcattaacccattaactctatcgcgtcacattaaggcggaacttaagtgttcACTTCTGTTTTTTAAGCCAACCCTCGACATATAGCCTTGCATTGATCTATATCAGGGGTGGCCATACAGGCatgtgtaaagagccataaaaataTAATCTTTTTAGTgaggagttaaaaaaaaaagcggggggggggggggcgtcgaatttttttttcatttcttgcgACAAAGTTAGTGGTATAACAGTGAATCCCACACATGCAGTGATTGCTCAATGTGCCTCTGCATTGAGATTCCCCATTCGTCAAGCAAGCATTTTGAAGTCCGGTTATATCTGTAGAGGCAGAAATGGGAGAgacgggggaggggggaggatgCCACAAGGTCGGGAGCCGCACTTGCGCCCGCGAGGAGCCGCATGCGGCTCGCGAGTCAGAGTTTGGCCACCTCTTATCTATACTCGCCTCACACACTGAATAATCGAAAAACTTCATTGCAACACTGAGTAACAAGAAAATCTCTCACTGGATGCCCTGCGGACCTGTGTGCCTACAGCCCTGGATAAAACCTTATCATACAATTTTAAAACCACGGAAAGCAAGTGTTGCGAATACGCCACGACTGGAATCTGCGGGACAAAGACCCCATGGTCAGGCAACAAAGCTTCCTCCCCTTATGGGAGTACATAAAGAACTCacctataatcagggaggcggcGGGGATTAGGAATGTCGCCAGGACAACAAGTGTGAACACAACTGGAAAGAGACGAAGAAAAAATAAAtcgagagagagggggaggggggtgcggGCGACAATACGGCTGAAGCCAGCATGGATCGCGCCTCAGCGAGTTTTCCAGGGAAGCGTGCACTCACTGTAGTTGAGGCAAAGGGTCAAGACGGCGGCTGCCACCTCCTGGGGATCATGGTCCGGGTACTCTTCCCGAGCCTGCCGCAAACGCTCGAGCACGGACTCGTCTGCACGCACACGTGCACCCAGGATCAGCAATCGAGAGTGCAGGAACGGAAACACCCTGAGGGGTGTTAATGGGTATACTTTATCCGGAAGCTCGCTCATCATCGTCCCCTTACACCCGAACGGGTGTATTTTGTCGGAAAAATAGGAATTGTTTAAAGCCCCTGAATAGGTTTTTTTATGACTTTAGAACTGCGTTCACATCCGCCAGCGATTGGGCCAGTTGAAACATCGCGGTATATTATCGTTGCGTGCCTTACAGGTGCAGTTGGAAGGGCACAGGTGGTGAGGGTAGCTTCCGCCAATACTTTCATACTCCTAGCACCACAGCACTCAGTTCAAACAACCGGTTCGCGAATCACGCTCCACGAAAACTATTTTTGGGGCTCAGCGAAGCAGTAAACCGTTAAGCTCTCGGTATCGAGGCAGACGCAGACACGGCTGACCAAAATGGTCGACCAAGTGGCGCCGCGCGTTCCCTCCTCgaagggaagacgcagtgtatctGTTATTGTTTCGCTTCTTGAACAGCAGTCGAAGGTGACAAACTTTTGTCTTTAGtctatttttgtagcgatatctatattgcggtagcatttcgagccttcagcgtaacGGCGCGCCacccgctgtcacgtggtgcggagcagctgccggcggcgtggcgccgtggctgatcacgtggttggtcacgtgaccaagttccgctcggccagctgtaactatcacgtcactccaggtttaaccagagctaaaaccaccgccaatttttttatgtacagaagtgcgtcagggatgttggccgCTTCCTTCGGACCGCCAACTACTTTCTTTGTGCAACCAAGCCGCAACACGAACACACAATACTGGCACTGATTTTTCTTCTTTATAGATCCGCTCTCCCAGATGATATATATTTCACGGAGCTCTAATCAGGTGGGTAGCCGGTTAGGCTTAACGAACCCTCCCCTTACACGTGGCGAGCGAGTTGGTATACGGCAATAAACAAATATGCTTGCTTATAGCACATCTCATGCATGAAGCACGTAACAGACAATTCCCCGGCCATTTCTAATTACTGCCGCGCAGACGTCACTGCGACACGCTATAGAAGCCTCCGTCAGGCACGCTATTAGTGCGAGCGGCGAGGACGCGCACATAGCATAACGAGCGCGTCAACGGAGTTAGAAATGAATGGGCGCTGGAGCGAATGCATGAACCGCAATGCATGGACAGCGAGTACACGCGTCGTACATTGCAGCCGTAGCCGCGTGGCGAACGAGCAACAGCACGTAATAGGGTGAGTCAGCACACGAGGGGGCGTATACCGTTGCCGAACCAGAAGCGCGACACCGAGGG is a window of Amblyomma americanum isolate KBUSLIRL-KWMA chromosome 4, ASM5285725v1, whole genome shotgun sequence DNA encoding:
- the LOC144129115 gene encoding uncharacterized protein LOC144129115 isoform X3 → MYCSKDNLLHNAKGINVSSDPIDLAAAMHYGSTSNAPPSVSRFWFGNDESVLERLRQAREEYPDHDPQEVAAAVLTLCLNYIVFTLVVLATFLIPAASLIIGALTINECPHQPMVPVVLVLSGVLALVNGVSNIVVRSGRLQPADYDQEAASPKYLLLGAVTGVLNVALFIVFVVGCVYVYGSLWPSQDDTSAHYCSPTAFYFAFWVHTAVFIFLGLLFLIGILGMLCSSCR
- the LOC144129115 gene encoding uncharacterized protein LOC144129115 isoform X2 gives rise to the protein MYRRGSLWRLLLLLPCCLSPVLQLLLCRKSRPTKEERARHAKGINVSSDPIDLAAAMHYGSTSNAPPSVSRFWFGNDESVLERLRQAREEYPDHDPQEVAAAVLTLCLNYIVFTLVVLATFLIPAASLIIGALTINECPHQPMVPVVLVLSGVLALVNGVSNIVVRSGRLQPADYDQEAASPKYLLLGAVTGVLNVALFIVFVVGCVYVYGSLWPSQDDTSAHYCSPTAFYFAFWVHTAVFIFLGLLFLIGILGMLCSSCR
- the LOC144129115 gene encoding uncharacterized protein LOC144129115 isoform X1, whose protein sequence is MLMSLRNRSVSRDALYARRDRGSLWRLLLLLPCCLSPVLQLLLCRKSRPTKEERARHAKGINVSSDPIDLAAAMHYGSTSNAPPSVSRFWFGNDESVLERLRQAREEYPDHDPQEVAAAVLTLCLNYIVFTLVVLATFLIPAASLIIGALTINECPHQPMVPVVLVLSGVLALVNGVSNIVVRSGRLQPADYDQEAASPKYLLLGAVTGVLNVALFIVFVVGCVYVYGSLWPSQDDTSAHYCSPTAFYFAFWVHTAVFIFLGLLFLIGILGMLCSSCR
- the LOC144129115 gene encoding uncharacterized protein LOC144129115 isoform X4 — translated: MEEFRAKGINVSSDPIDLAAAMHYGSTSNAPPSVSRFWFGNDESVLERLRQAREEYPDHDPQEVAAAVLTLCLNYIVFTLVVLATFLIPAASLIIGALTINECPHQPMVPVVLVLSGVLALVNGVSNIVVRSGRLQPADYDQEAASPKYLLLGAVTGVLNVALFIVFVVGCVYVYGSLWPSQDDTSAHYCSPTAFYFAFWVHTAVFIFLGLLFLIGILGMLCSSCR
- the LOC144129115 gene encoding uncharacterized protein LOC144129115 isoform X5, whose translation is MHYGSTSNAPPSVSRFWFGNDESVLERLRQAREEYPDHDPQEVAAAVLTLCLNYIVFTLVVLATFLIPAASLIIGALTINECPHQPMVPVVLVLSGVLALVNGVSNIVVRSGRLQPADYDQEAASPKYLLLGAVTGVLNVALFIVFVVGCVYVYGSLWPSQDDTSAHYCSPTAFYFAFWVHTAVFIFLGLLFLIGILGMLCSSCR